A genomic region of Streptococcus suis contains the following coding sequences:
- a CDS encoding methylated-DNA--[protein]-cysteine S-methyltransferase — MLYKQIYHSPLGPMSLIASDKGLRGAWFEGQKYFERGLNEKAILASHPILDQTARLLDKYFSGDQVDFSNLPLEAVGTNFQEHVWQLLKTIPIGQTTTYGQLAQQLGLRSGQAVGGAVGRNPYSIIVPCHRVLNQKGQLTGYAGGLDKKIWLLRHENPEFEVKDDFIL; from the coding sequence ATGCTGTATAAACAAATCTATCACAGTCCACTTGGCCCCATGTCATTAATTGCTAGTGATAAGGGATTGAGAGGGGCCTGGTTTGAGGGACAAAAATATTTTGAACGAGGCTTGAATGAGAAAGCTATTTTAGCCTCCCATCCCATTTTAGACCAGACAGCTCGATTGCTTGACAAGTATTTTTCAGGGGATCAGGTGGACTTTTCAAACCTTCCATTAGAAGCTGTGGGAACAAATTTCCAAGAGCATGTCTGGCAATTATTGAAGACGATTCCGATTGGTCAGACGACTACCTATGGACAACTGGCTCAGCAACTAGGCCTTCGTTCTGGTCAGGCAGTAGGAGGTGCAGTTGGGCGTAATCCTTATTCTATTATTGTTCCTTGTCACCGAGTTCTCAATCAGAAAGGACAGTTGACAGGTTATGCAGGTGGACTGGATAAGAAAATCTGGCTCTTGCGACATGAGAATCCAGAATTTGAGGTGAAAGATGATTTTATTTTATGA
- the serC gene encoding 3-phosphoserine/phosphohydroxythreonine transaminase, with product MTIYNFSAGPAVLPKPVLERAQAEFLDYNGSGMSVLEMSHRSKDFDDIIKGAEATLRELMAIPDNYKVIFLQGGASLEFTMIPLNFAQGKKAYYLVGGSWGKKAYTEAVKLSKTIAFEPILLGSTEDITYAELPTFDKNDIDPTAAYVHLTTNNTIEGTAVYDIPDTNGVPVIADMSSNILAARYNVEDFAMIYAGAQKNIGPAGVTVVIVREDFLNDQPMLSSMLDYRIQAENDSLYNTPPAYSIYISKLVFEWVKEIGGVDEMEKINREKSGLLYDYIDQSNFYTNPVRKKEERSVANIPFVSPSEELDAKFVKEATAAGFKNIKGHRSVGGMRASLYNAFPRQGVVELIEFMKKFAAENA from the coding sequence ATGACAATCTACAACTTCTCTGCAGGTCCTGCAGTATTGCCAAAACCAGTACTTGAACGCGCCCAAGCTGAATTCTTGGACTACAATGGTTCGGGAATGAGCGTTTTGGAGATGTCGCATCGCTCCAAGGACTTCGATGATATTATTAAAGGTGCTGAGGCAACGCTTCGTGAATTGATGGCCATTCCAGATAATTACAAGGTTATTTTCTTGCAAGGTGGAGCTTCTTTGGAATTCACAATGATTCCCCTCAACTTCGCTCAAGGCAAGAAAGCCTACTATCTTGTAGGTGGCTCATGGGGTAAAAAAGCCTATACTGAGGCTGTGAAGCTGTCTAAAACAATTGCCTTTGAACCAATTTTGCTTGGATCAACGGAAGATATTACCTATGCAGAATTGCCAACCTTCGATAAAAATGATATTGATCCAACTGCTGCTTACGTGCATTTGACAACAAATAACACTATTGAAGGAACAGCAGTTTATGATATTCCTGACACCAATGGTGTGCCAGTCATTGCTGATATGTCTTCAAACATCTTAGCGGCTCGCTATAATGTTGAAGATTTTGCCATGATTTATGCTGGCGCTCAGAAAAATATTGGTCCTGCTGGTGTGACGGTGGTGATTGTTCGTGAGGACTTCCTCAATGATCAACCAATGCTTTCAAGCATGTTGGACTACCGTATTCAAGCAGAAAATGACTCTCTTTATAATACGCCACCAGCTTATTCTATCTATATTTCTAAACTCGTCTTTGAATGGGTAAAAGAAATTGGTGGTGTTGATGAGATGGAAAAAATCAACCGTGAAAAATCTGGTTTGCTTTATGACTATATCGACCAGTCTAATTTCTATACAAACCCTGTTCGCAAAAAAGAAGAGCGTTCAGTAGCGAACATTCCTTTTGTCTCACCAAGTGAAGAATTAGATGCCAAGTTTGTCAAAGAAGCAACAGCAGCTGGTTTTAAAAACATCAAAGGTCACCGTTCAGTAGGTGGGATGCGGGCGTCGCTCTATAATGCTTTCCCACGTCAAGGTGTGGTTGAATTGATTGAATTCATGAAAAAATTTGCAGCGGAGAATGCGTAA
- a CDS encoding GNAT family N-acetyltransferase codes for MEIRLAHPNEMEAIVNILEDARAFLATSGINQWQGEYPNKENIFDDILSGRGYVGIVDGKVAAYAAVHRGQEAEYEAIYEGKWQHNHPVYTTFHRIAAADEFRGQGIIQTFLQGLIEGQKGPDFRCDTHEQNKIMQHILKKLGYVYCGKVPIDGERLAYQKIKQKSERSLYQEISEDDRWLLGNN; via the coding sequence ATGGAAATTAGATTAGCACATCCAAATGAGATGGAGGCTATTGTTAATATTCTTGAAGATGCTCGTGCATTTCTAGCAACCTCCGGTATCAATCAATGGCAGGGAGAGTATCCTAATAAAGAGAATATCTTTGATGACATTCTTTCTGGCAGAGGTTACGTTGGTATAGTTGACGGTAAGGTGGCAGCTTATGCCGCCGTTCATCGTGGTCAAGAAGCAGAATATGAGGCCATATATGAAGGAAAATGGCAGCATAATCATCCTGTATATACAACATTCCATAGAATTGCAGCAGCTGACGAATTTCGTGGTCAAGGAATCATACAAACTTTTTTGCAAGGTTTAATTGAAGGTCAAAAAGGACCTGATTTCCGCTGTGATACCCACGAGCAGAATAAGATAATGCAGCACATTCTAAAAAAATTAGGCTATGTCTATTGTGGTAAAGTCCCAATAGATGGAGAACGTCTAGCCTATCAAAAAATCAAGCAAAAGAGCGAGCGGAGTCTTTATCAGGAAATCAGTGAAGACGACCGTTGGTTACTCGGAAATAATTAA
- a CDS encoding arsenate reductase family protein, translating into MILFYEYPKCSTCRAAKAELKSLGLEFEAIDIKSTPPSAEELKAWMEATGLESKKYFNTSGNSYRELGLKDKFDSLSLEQALNLLANDGMLIKRPLLIQDGKILQIGYRTKYENLGL; encoded by the coding sequence ATGATTTTATTTTATGAGTATCCAAAATGTTCGACTTGCCGAGCAGCAAAGGCGGAGCTGAAGAGTTTGGGATTGGAATTTGAAGCTATTGACATTAAGTCAACACCGCCTAGTGCTGAAGAGCTAAAAGCTTGGATGGAGGCGACAGGACTAGAATCGAAAAAGTATTTTAATACTTCTGGGAATAGCTATCGTGAATTAGGCTTGAAAGATAAGTTTGATAGTCTTAGCTTGGAGCAGGCACTTAATCTTCTAGCTAATGATGGTATGCTGATTAAGCGTCCCCTACTGATTCAGGATGGTAAAATCTTACAGATTGGCTATCGAACAAAATACGAAAATCTCGGTTTATAA
- a CDS encoding exodeoxyribonuclease III — MKLISWNIDSLNAALTAESPRALLSRAVIDTLVTEDADIIAIQETKLSDKGPTKKHLEILESYFPGYANTWRSSVEPARKGYAGTLFLYKNHLTPIITFPEIGAPTTMDSEGRIITLEFDDFYVTQVYTPNAGDGLKRLADRQIWDVQYADYLAKLDSHKPVLATGDYNVAHKEIDLANPASNRQSPGFTDEERQGFTNLLAKGFTDTFRHLHGDVLNAYTWWAQRSRTSKINNTGWRIDYWLVSDRIADKVSKSDMIDSGARQDHTPIVMEISF; from the coding sequence ATGAAACTCATTTCTTGGAATATTGATTCTCTTAACGCTGCATTGACTGCAGAGTCTCCTCGCGCCCTATTATCACGCGCAGTCATCGATACACTTGTGACAGAAGACGCTGATATTATCGCCATTCAGGAAACAAAATTGTCAGATAAGGGACCGACTAAAAAGCATCTAGAAATTTTGGAAAGCTACTTCCCTGGATATGCCAATACCTGGCGTTCATCTGTAGAACCAGCTCGCAAAGGCTATGCTGGTACGCTCTTCCTCTACAAAAACCATCTAACTCCAATCATTACCTTCCCTGAGATTGGTGCTCCAACAACCATGGATTCTGAAGGGCGTATCATTACGCTAGAATTTGATGACTTCTATGTCACACAAGTTTATACGCCAAATGCTGGTGATGGCTTGAAACGGCTTGCTGACCGTCAAATCTGGGATGTACAGTATGCTGACTACTTAGCAAAACTTGATAGCCACAAACCTGTTCTTGCAACAGGTGACTACAACGTTGCTCACAAGGAAATTGACCTTGCTAATCCCGCAAGTAACCGTCAATCTCCAGGATTTACAGATGAAGAACGTCAAGGTTTTACAAATCTTCTAGCAAAAGGTTTTACAGATACCTTCCGCCACTTGCACGGTGATGTTCTCAACGCCTACACTTGGTGGGCACAACGTAGCCGCACCAGTAAAATCAACAACACAGGCTGGAGAATTGATTACTGGCTTGTCAGCGACCGCATCGCCGACAAAGTAAGTAAGTCAGATATGATTGACTCCGGTGCTCGTCAGGACCATACACCAATTGTGATGGAGATTTCATTCTAA
- a CDS encoding cation transporter, translating into MDHKIIERKSLTVSSVVNGLSGLAGIAVYIMTDLNALLLDGVFSLIAFISSLVAVYISKNSHRKTETFPQGLYFLEPLYAIMKSLATLLLLVFAVLETSATAFAYFVHGIGHQMTTGPVLPYTITMFFVCMGLYLYNRHMSTKVNHLSTIILAEAKGNLVDGLISGAIGIAILLLYLVPINSWFGFLHYTGDFFLTLALAIISFKEPWNLLVASFKELANGTIHFPEIHDSIYQLLEPYLKEDSNDVEIHIFKQGMKIRVKINLHNVHHEIIQKLLEDKPQILYLLKKHHEYISIEYAL; encoded by the coding sequence ATGGACCACAAAATTATCGAACGCAAATCTCTAACTGTTTCCTCTGTTGTGAACGGTTTATCTGGACTAGCAGGTATTGCCGTTTATATCATGACTGACCTAAACGCCCTCCTCCTAGACGGAGTCTTTTCTCTAATAGCATTTATTTCGTCCTTAGTTGCAGTTTACATATCGAAAAATAGCCATCGGAAAACCGAGACTTTTCCTCAAGGACTGTATTTTCTAGAACCTCTCTACGCTATCATGAAATCTCTCGCAACTCTACTACTCCTTGTATTTGCTGTACTTGAAACTAGCGCGACAGCCTTTGCTTACTTTGTTCATGGAATCGGTCATCAAATGACTACTGGTCCCGTTCTCCCTTATACCATAACCATGTTTTTTGTCTGCATGGGGCTTTACCTATACAACCGCCATATGAGTACCAAAGTCAATCATCTGTCTACTATCATATTAGCAGAAGCAAAAGGCAACCTTGTAGACGGACTCATTTCAGGTGCAATTGGAATTGCAATTCTTCTGCTCTATCTTGTTCCTATCAACTCTTGGTTCGGCTTCCTGCATTATACTGGCGACTTCTTTTTGACACTAGCACTAGCAATCATTTCATTTAAGGAACCTTGGAACTTATTAGTGGCATCTTTCAAGGAACTTGCCAACGGAACAATCCATTTCCCTGAGATACATGATTCTATCTATCAGCTATTGGAGCCTTACTTAAAGGAAGATAGCAATGATGTTGAAATCCATATTTTCAAACAAGGCATGAAGATTCGCGTTAAAATCAATCTCCACAATGTCCATCACGAAATTATCCAAAAACTCTTAGAAGATAAGCCTCAGATACTCTATCTTTTGAAAAAACATCATGAATATATTTCAATAGAATATGCGCTATAA
- a CDS encoding phosphoglycerate dehydrogenase, with product MVFSVRTFNNINQIGLKELGNKFQIDGDHAANPDAFIIRSENLHGFDFPENLKAIARAGAGTNNIPIEEATEKGIVVFNTPGANANAVKEAVIASILLSARDYIGATAWANTLSGDDVPKQVEAGKKQFAGTEISGKTLGVIGLGAIGARIANDARRLGMNVLGYDPYVSVETAWTISSHVKRVDDLKEIFTNADYITVHVPLTDKTRGLFNADSFGQMRKGTTLINFARGELVNNADLFEAIEAGVIKNYITDFGTEEVLNKDNIIVFPHVGGSTEEAELNCAIAAGQTIRRFMETGEIINSVNFPNVKQFLDAPYRITLINKNIPNMVATITTAVSELGINIDNIINKSKGDYAYTLLDLDEADKVKIEQLVAKFEATDAIVKVRVIQNKN from the coding sequence ATGGTATTTAGCGTACGTACTTTTAACAATATCAATCAAATTGGTCTTAAGGAATTGGGCAATAAATTCCAGATTGACGGAGATCATGCAGCAAATCCAGATGCCTTTATTATTCGATCTGAAAATTTGCATGGATTTGATTTTCCTGAAAATCTAAAAGCTATTGCCCGTGCTGGTGCAGGGACTAACAATATTCCAATCGAAGAGGCAACAGAGAAAGGTATTGTTGTCTTTAACACTCCAGGTGCCAATGCCAATGCCGTAAAAGAGGCAGTCATTGCTTCCATCCTCTTGTCAGCACGTGACTATATCGGAGCGACGGCATGGGCAAATACATTGTCAGGAGATGATGTACCTAAGCAGGTTGAAGCAGGTAAGAAGCAGTTTGCAGGGACAGAAATTTCAGGTAAGACTCTTGGTGTTATCGGACTTGGTGCTATCGGTGCGCGTATTGCCAACGATGCCCGCCGTTTGGGAATGAATGTTCTCGGTTACGACCCTTATGTATCAGTAGAAACTGCATGGACCATTTCAAGCCATGTCAAACGCGTGGATGACTTGAAAGAAATCTTTACCAATGCGGATTACATTACTGTTCATGTTCCTTTGACAGATAAGACACGAGGACTTTTCAATGCGGATAGCTTTGGTCAAATGAGAAAAGGGACAACCTTGATAAACTTTGCCCGCGGTGAACTGGTTAATAATGCTGATTTGTTTGAAGCAATTGAGGCAGGAGTTATCAAGAACTATATCACGGATTTTGGGACAGAAGAAGTGCTCAACAAGGACAACATTATCGTCTTCCCGCACGTTGGTGGGTCAACAGAGGAAGCAGAGCTCAACTGTGCCATTGCTGCTGGTCAGACCATTCGTCGTTTTATGGAGACGGGTGAAATTATCAACTCAGTTAACTTCCCAAATGTGAAACAATTCCTAGATGCACCGTATCGTATTACCTTGATTAATAAGAATATTCCTAATATGGTAGCAACGATCACAACGGCTGTATCTGAGTTGGGAATCAATATCGATAATATCATCAATAAGTCTAAAGGTGACTATGCCTATACTTTACTTGATTTGGATGAAGCGGATAAAGTGAAAATTGAGCAGTTGGTTGCTAAATTTGAAGCAACGGATGCAATTGTCAAAGTGCGTGTCATTCAGAATAAAAACTAA